Proteins encoded by one window of Rhodamnia argentea isolate NSW1041297 chromosome 6, ASM2092103v1, whole genome shotgun sequence:
- the LOC115728431 gene encoding protein MIZU-KUSSEI 1-like isoform X2: MKTILSGSPHESSSFSFSRRYFNWRKKLTNDDEDQTLNFKFSSSSHHFFDEDEDDEDKDPIHDEPDYPVPNSLAPFQAPPKKLPKLRAALHLFGKKRSKFHAMRRTHVVGTLFGNRRGHVHFAFQDDTSSAPAFLIQLAVPTSVLVREMASGVVRIALECDKKATTVVEAAKKEKKKNNGGKLAEEAVWRTYCNGRKCGYALQRECGEEEEKVLSALEVVSMGAGVLPGDKGDAPGEEGEMMYMRARFERVVGSGDSEAFYMMSPDGSGGPELSLYLLRV, encoded by the exons ATGAAGACAATCCTCTCAGGCTCGCCCCATGAgtcctcttccttctctttctcccgACGCTACTTCAACTGGAGAAAGAAGCTCACCAACGATGACGAAGACCAAACCCTCAACTTCAAGTTCAGCTCCTCCTCCCATCACTTCttcgacgaggacgaggacgacgaGGACAAAGACCCCATCCATGACGAGCCCGACTACCCGGTCCCCAATTCTCTCGCCCCATTCCAGGCCCCGCCGAAGAAGCTCCCGAAGCTCCGCGCCGCCCTCCACCTCTTCGGGAAGAAGCGTTCCAAGTTCCACGCCATGCGCAGGACGCACGTGGTCGGGACGCTCTTCGGCAACCGGCGGGGTCATGTCCACTTCGCGTTCCAGGACGACACGAGTTCGGCCCCGGCCTTCCTGATCCAGCTGGCGGTGCCGACGAGCGTCCTGGTGCGTGAGATGGCGTCAGGGGTCGTGCGGATCGCCCTCGAGTGCGATAAGAAGGCGACGACGGTGGTGGAGGCCgccaagaaggagaag aagaagaataatggCGGGAAGCTAGCAGAGGAGGCGGTGTGGAGGACATACTGCAACGGAAGGAAGTGTGGCTACGCGCTGCAGAGGGAGTgcggggaggaggaggagaaggtgcTGAGCGCGCTGGAAGTGGTCTCGATGGGGGCGGGGGTTTTGCCTGGTGATAAGGGCGATGCGCCGGGGGAGGAGGGGGAGATGATGTACATGAGGGCGAGGTTCGAGAGGGTGGTGGGTTCCGGGGATTCGGAGGCGTTCTACATGATGAGCCCTGACGGGAGCGGCGGCCCCGAGCTCAGCCTTTACCTGCTCAGAGTTTGA
- the LOC115728431 gene encoding protein MIZU-KUSSEI 1-like isoform X1, with protein sequence MKTILSGSPHESSSFSFSRRYFNWRKKLTNDDEDQTLNFKFSSSSHHFFDEDEDDEDKDPIHDEPDYPVPNSLAPFQAPPKKLPKLRAALHLFGKKRSKFHAMRRTHVVGTLFGNRRGHVHFAFQDDTSSAPAFLIQLAVPTSVLVREMASGVVRIALECDKKATTVVEAAKKEKEKKKEEKEKKKKNNGGKLAEEAVWRTYCNGRKCGYALQRECGEEEEKVLSALEVVSMGAGVLPGDKGDAPGEEGEMMYMRARFERVVGSGDSEAFYMMSPDGSGGPELSLYLLRV encoded by the coding sequence ATGAAGACAATCCTCTCAGGCTCGCCCCATGAgtcctcttccttctctttctcccgACGCTACTTCAACTGGAGAAAGAAGCTCACCAACGATGACGAAGACCAAACCCTCAACTTCAAGTTCAGCTCCTCCTCCCATCACTTCttcgacgaggacgaggacgacgaGGACAAAGACCCCATCCATGACGAGCCCGACTACCCGGTCCCCAATTCTCTCGCCCCATTCCAGGCCCCGCCGAAGAAGCTCCCGAAGCTCCGCGCCGCCCTCCACCTCTTCGGGAAGAAGCGTTCCAAGTTCCACGCCATGCGCAGGACGCACGTGGTCGGGACGCTCTTCGGCAACCGGCGGGGTCATGTCCACTTCGCGTTCCAGGACGACACGAGTTCGGCCCCGGCCTTCCTGATCCAGCTGGCGGTGCCGACGAGCGTCCTGGTGCGTGAGATGGCGTCAGGGGTCGTGCGGATCGCCCTCGAGTGCGATAAGAAGGCGACGACGGTGGTGGAGGCCgccaagaaggagaaggagaagaagaaggaggagaaggagaaaaagaagaagaataatggCGGGAAGCTAGCAGAGGAGGCGGTGTGGAGGACATACTGCAACGGAAGGAAGTGTGGCTACGCGCTGCAGAGGGAGTgcggggaggaggaggagaaggtgcTGAGCGCGCTGGAAGTGGTCTCGATGGGGGCGGGGGTTTTGCCTGGTGATAAGGGCGATGCGCCGGGGGAGGAGGGGGAGATGATGTACATGAGGGCGAGGTTCGAGAGGGTGGTGGGTTCCGGGGATTCGGAGGCGTTCTACATGATGAGCCCTGACGGGAGCGGCGGCCCCGAGCTCAGCCTTTACCTGCTCAGAGTTTGA